The Halomicronema hongdechloris C2206 genome includes a window with the following:
- a CDS encoding NADH-quinone oxidoreductase subunit J, whose product MTLAEGVQLVSFGLLVAMMLGSALGVVLLENIVYSAFLLGGVFISMAGLYILLNAAFVAAAQVLIYVGAVNVLILFGIMLVNKRQAFPQVKLAWIGRAATAAVCAGLFALLTTTVLSTGWAISSDAPAGDSATILIGEHFFSDYLLPFELASVLLLMALVGAIILARREYLPDEVPGEPMLPEALKLAERPRELVSAGQSSSPNPSDED is encoded by the coding sequence GTGACGCTTGCCGAAGGGGTACAACTGGTTTCGTTTGGCCTGCTAGTAGCCATGATGTTGGGATCGGCCCTGGGGGTGGTCCTACTCGAAAATATCGTCTACTCAGCCTTTCTGTTGGGCGGCGTGTTCATCAGCATGGCCGGGCTATATATTCTCCTAAATGCGGCCTTCGTGGCGGCAGCCCAGGTTCTGATCTATGTGGGAGCGGTGAATGTACTGATCCTATTTGGAATCATGCTGGTCAATAAGCGACAGGCATTTCCCCAGGTCAAGTTGGCTTGGATAGGACGAGCCGCTACAGCAGCAGTATGTGCCGGGTTATTTGCCTTACTAACTACAACGGTACTCAGCACGGGTTGGGCCATTTCTTCGGATGCTCCAGCCGGAGACAGTGCCACAATTTTGATCGGAGAGCACTTTTTCAGCGATTATCTGCTGCCCTTTGAGCTGGCGTCGGTCCTGCTGTTGATGGCCCTGGTGGGGGCGATTATTCTGGCTCGCCGGGAATACCTGCCTGATGAGGTGCCAGGGGAGCCTATGTTACCAGAAGCATTGAAGCTAGCCGAGCGGCCTCGGGAACTCGTATCGGCTGGTCAGTCTTCGTCCCCCAATCCCTCCGACGAAGACTAG
- the nuoK gene encoding NADH-quinone oxidoreductase subunit NuoK produces MQLEYFLILAAALFCIGVYGLVTSRNVIRVLMSIELMLNAVNLNLMAFSNYLDPASAKGQVFAVFVITIAAAEAAVGLAIVLAIYRNRDTVDMEQFNLLKW; encoded by the coding sequence ATGCAACTAGAATATTTCCTCATCCTAGCGGCGGCCCTATTCTGCATCGGGGTCTATGGCCTTGTCACTAGCCGTAATGTGATTCGAGTGTTGATGTCCATTGAGTTGATGCTCAATGCCGTCAACTTGAACTTAATGGCCTTCTCCAATTACTTGGACCCAGCCAGTGCCAAGGGTCAGGTGTTTGCTGTGTTTGTCATCACCATTGCTGCAGCAGAGGCGGCTGTGGGCTTGGCCATTGTCTTGGCGATTTATCGCAACCGCGACACCGTAGACATGGAACAGTTTAATTTGCTCAAGTGGTGA